From the Deinococcus sonorensis KR-87 genome, the window GGACGCTTATGGCCAGGTGGACACCTGGGTGAACAATGCCGGGGTGGGCCTGTACGGTGCCCTGGAAGAGATCGGCACGGACGACATGCGGCGGCTGTTCGACGTCAACTTCTGGAGCGTGGTGTACGGCTCAAGGACTGCGCTGGGCTTGCTGCGCGAGCAGGGTGGCGCGCTGATCAACATGGGCAGCACCGCCTCGGAGCGGGCCATTCCCCTGCAGGGCATCTACAGTGCCAGCAAACATGCCGTCAAGGGGTTCACGGACGCGTTGCGCATGGAGGTGCAGGACGCCGGGCTTCCGGTTTCGGTCACCCTGATCAAACCGGGGCCCATCGACACGCCGTTTCCTCTGAACGCCAGGAATTATCTGGACGTGGAGCCGCAGCATGTCCCGCCGGTGTACGCGCCGGAAACGGTGGCGCGGGCCGTGCTGCAGGCCGCCGAGCACCCGGCGCGGGACGTGTTCGTGGGCAGCGGCGGGAAAGGCATCGCGGCCTTTGGGCAGCTGGTGCCCGGCGCCACCGATCGGGCCATGGAACGCTTCGTGATTCCCCGGACCCACAGCGACAAGCCTCCGCTGCCGCGCGAGCAGAACGCGCTGGACCGGCCCTCCGAGCGCTTAGCCGAGCGCGGCGACTACCCGGGGCTGGTGCATGCCAGGAGCCGCTACACCGAGGCGGCGCAGGCTGGCCTCATCCGGACGGCGGGGCTGGTGGGCTCGGGGCTGGGTCTCCTGTCCCTGGCGCTGTGGCGTCGCCGTCACCAGCGGTCTGCCCTGCGCTGAGCGGTGCTTCAGATGTCCCGCACCGCCCCGCGCGCCGCGCTGGTGGTCATGCTGGCGTAGGCGCGCAGGGCGGCGGTGATCTTGCGCGGGCGCGGTTGGGCGGGGTGCCAGCCGGCGGCGTCCTGCTGCTGGCGCCGGGCGGCCAGGGTGGCGTCATCCACCGCGAGGTGAATGCGGCGCCCCGGAATGTCGATCTCGATGGGGTCGCCGGTTTCCACCAGACCGATCGTGCCGCCCTCAGCCGCCTCGGGCGACACGTGCCCGATAGACAGGCCCGACGACCCGCCGCTGAAGCGCCCGTCGGTGACGAGCGCGCAGGCCTTGCCAAGCCCCTTGGACTTCAGGTAGCTGGTGGGGTACAGCATCTCCTGCATGCCGGGGCCGCCACGCGGGCCCTCGTAGCGGATCAGCACGACCTCGCCTGCCTGCACCGCTCCGTTCAGGATGCCGTCCACGGCGGCGTCCTGCGACTCGAAGACGCGGGCGGTGCCCGTGAACCGCAGGATGCTCTCGTCCACCCCGGCGGTCTTGACGATGCAGCCGTCCTCCGCGAGGTTGCCGTACAGCACCGCCAGCCCGCCGTCCTGGGAGAAGGCGTGCGCGGCGCTGCGGATCACGCCCTGTACGCGGTCGGTGTCCAGGGCCGTGTAGCGCCGCGACTGCGAGAAGGCGAGCTGCGTGGGAATCCCGCCGGGTGCGGCCCGGTAGAACGTGTGCGTCGCTTCGTCCTGGGTGCGCGACACGTCCCAGCGGTTCAGCGCGTCGGTGAGGCTGTCCGCGTGCACCGT encodes:
- a CDS encoding SDR family oxidoreductase; this translates as MIRLKPLHQQVMVITGASSGIGLSTARLAAQGGARLVLAARSEGPLQQLTQEITQAGGQAIYVVADVSQEAEVQQIAARALDAYGQVDTWVNNAGVGLYGALEEIGTDDMRRLFDVNFWSVVYGSRTALGLLREQGGALINMGSTASERAIPLQGIYSASKHAVKGFTDALRMEVQDAGLPVSVTLIKPGPIDTPFPLNARNYLDVEPQHVPPVYAPETVARAVLQAAEHPARDVFVGSGGKGIAAFGQLVPGATDRAMERFVIPRTHSDKPPLPREQNALDRPSERLAERGDYPGLVHARSRYTEAAQAGLIRTAGLVGSGLGLLSLALWRRRHQRSALR